The Paraburkholderia sp. ZP32-5 genome includes a window with the following:
- the yidD gene encoding membrane protein insertion efficiency factor YidD → MQTVLIALLRFYKLAVSPMLGNRCRFYPSCSEYAREAIQYHGAARGTYLAVRRVCRCHPFSAGGIDLVPPPTSEKR, encoded by the coding sequence ATGCAAACGGTACTCATCGCTTTATTGCGTTTTTACAAGCTTGCCGTCAGCCCCATGCTCGGCAACCGGTGCCGTTTTTATCCTTCCTGTTCTGAGTACGCGCGCGAGGCAATCCAGTATCATGGCGCCGCGCGCGGGACTTATCTCGCCGTGAGGCGTGTTTGCCGCTGTCACCCGTTTTCCGCGGGCGGCATCGATCTCGTCCCGCCACCCACTTCTGAAAAGCGCTGA